A DNA window from Brassica napus cultivar Da-Ae chromosome C1, Da-Ae, whole genome shotgun sequence contains the following coding sequences:
- the LOC106431767 gene encoding ras-related protein RABA1d: MAGYKADDDYDYLFKVVLIGDSGVGKSNLLSRFTRNEFSLESKSTIGVEFATRSLTVKDKVIKAQIWDTAGQERYRAITSAYYRGAVGALLVYDVTRHSTFENVERWLRELRDHTDPNIVVMLVGNKSDLRHLIAVQTEDAKSFAENESLYFMETSALESTNVENAFSEVLTQIHQVVSKKAMEAGDDSGNVPSKGEKIDIDVSAVKKTGCCSN, encoded by the exons ATGGCGGGTTACAAAGCAGATGATGATTACGATTACTTATTCAAGGTGGTTTTAATCGGCGATTCAGGTGTTGGAAAATCCAATCTGCTTTCTCGATTCACCAGGAACGAGTTTAGCCTCGAGTCCAAGTCCACCATCGGCGTCGAGTTCGCCACTCGTAGCTTGACTGTTAAGGACAAAGTCATCAAAGCCCAGATTTGGGATACTGCTGGTCAAGAAAG GTACCGAGCAATCACTAGTGCATACTACAGAGGAGCTGTTGGGGCCCTTCTCGTCTACGACGTAACCCGACACTCCACGTTCGAAAACGTTGAGAGATGGCTTAGGGAGCTTCGTGACCATACCGACCCAAACATAGTTGTCATGCTCGTGGGAAACAAATCTGATCTTCGTCATCTTATTGCGGTTCAGACCGAAGATGCTAAGTCTTTCGCGGAGAATGAATCACTCTACTTCATGGAAACTTCAGCTCTCGAGTCTACTAACGTTGAGAACGCGTTTTCGGAAGTGCTCACTCAGATTCACCAAGTTGTGAGCAAGAAAGCAATGGAGGCTGGTGATGATTCGGGTAATGTTCCTTCTAAAGGAGAGAAGATTGATATTGATGTATCGGCTGTGAAGAAAACAGGTTGCTGCTCGAACTAA